In Mesotoga infera, the genomic window CGTTGATTAAGGAGTATGGTCTCATAGAGAATAAGAAGTGTTTTGAATTCTTTCAAGGGTTCAAAGCTCCTTGCCCCTGGTGCGGAATCGATAGAGCTTCTTCTAGTCAACCTGCACGGTGGGAATGCAGTTTCGAAAAAAGTGGTCGCATCTGTGAATTGATAAGCATTCCGGTTAGCAATGACGACGGAAGCATATCGAAGTTGCAGATCCTTCACGATATCACCAAAATTCGTACTTACCAGGAAGAAGTGGAGCGAATGAATGTTGAACTCGAAGCAAGGGTGGCTGAGCGGACCACACAACTGGAGGCGGTCAACAAGGAATTAGAAGCCTTTGCCTTCTCAGTCTCCCACGACTTGAGGGCTCCTCTGAGAGCTGTGGACGGCTATTCCAGAATAATCGAGGAAGACTATGCTGATATCCTCGACAATGAAGGTGTGAGACTCTTTGGAGTAATAAAGCGCAACATAAAGAAGATGGATCAGCTAATTATCGATTTGCTGGCCTTATCCAGGCTAAATAGAACTGAACTTGTAAAATCGAAGATTGACATGACTGGAATGGTGAATTCCATCTTTCATGAAGTCATCACTGCGGAACTCCGAGATAAGGTCAAGCTCACATTGAAGAATCTGCCTGAAGCCTACGGGGACTCGGTTATGATGAAACAGGTTTGGGTAAACCTTCTTTCAAACGCATTGAAATTCTCATCATGTAGAGAGCTTATAGAAATAGAGGTGGGCGGTTATTCAGAAAATGGAATAAACACTTACTACGTCAAGGACAACGGTGTCGG contains:
- a CDS encoding PAS domain S-box protein encodes the protein KIREKHRLEAKELLAKVTGSVTDMLYALDKNLKYIYWNRACEEITGISSKDVIGKHVTDVFSEDETTAKAMASYRRVLLKGKAESAIFEYEHGGETTILEIHIYPLGEGISVFARDITDHMNAERKLEIERKKLHKILDCIPEGIYLIDESYDIDYANPALIKEYGLIENKKCFEFFQGFKAPCPWCGIDRASSSQPARWECSFEKSGRICELISIPVSNDDGSISKLQILHDITKIRTYQEEVERMNVELEARVAERTTQLEAVNKELEAFAFSVSHDLRAPLRAVDGYSRIIEEDYADILDNEGVRLFGVIKRNIKKMDQLIIDLLALSRLNRTELVKSKIDMTGMVNSIFHEVITAELRDKVKLTLKNLPEAYGDSVMMKQVWVNLLSNALKFSSCRELIEIEVGGYSENGINTYYVKDNGVGFNQKYESKLFEVFQRLHSSKEFEGTGVGLSIVQRIIHRHGGFVRAEGNEDHGATFYFSIPER